One stretch of Caloenas nicobarica isolate bCalNic1 chromosome 2, bCalNic1.hap1, whole genome shotgun sequence DNA includes these proteins:
- the FAM110B gene encoding protein FAM110B, with protein sequence MPTETLPTGSMVKPVSPAVTFTSAVPLRILNKGPDYFRRQAEPNPKRLSAVERLEADKAKYVKSQEVINAKQEPVKPAVLAKPPVCPAAKRALGSPTLKVFSNNAKTESGVQRENLKLEILKNIINSSEGSSSGSGHKHGPRNWPPHRADSTELNRHSFAESLKVYPTHGRSSPQESSSNVSRRLLDQSAETFLHVSHSSSDIRKVTSAKPLKAIPCSSSAPPLPPKPKIAAIATLKSPEIEAVESGCGVSRRPSLQRSKSDLSDRYFRVDADVERFFNYCGLDPEELENLGMENFARANSDIISLNFRSASMISSDCEQSQDSNSDLRNDDSANDRVPYGISAIERNARIIKWLYSIKQARESQKVSHV encoded by the coding sequence ATGCCTACAGAAACACTACCAACAGGTAGCATGGTGAAGCCGGTCAGCCCTGCTGTCACTTTCACGTCCGCTGTCCCTCTCCGCATCCTGAACAAAGGACCCGACTATTTTCGCAGGCAGGCGGAGCCGAATCCCAAAAGACTGAGCGCAGTGGAGAGGCTAGAAGCCGACAAGGCGAAATATGTCAAAAGCCAGGAGGTCATCAATGCCAAGCAGGAGCCTGTGAAGCCGGCGGTGCTGGCAAAGCCACCGGTCTGTCCTGCGGCCAAGCGAGCGCTGGGGAGCCCCACCTTGAAGGTCTTCAGCAACAACGCCAAGACCGAGAGCGGCGTCCAGAGAGAAAACCTGAAACTCGAGATTTTGAAGAACATCATCAACAGCTCCGAAGGCTCCAGCTCAGGTTCAGGGCATAAGCACGGTCCCCGAAACTGGCCACCCCACAGAGCTGATTCGACAGAGCTGAACCGACACTCGTTTGCCGAATCATTGAAGGTTTACCCCACTCACGGCCGTAGCAGCCcacaggagagcagctccaATGTCAGCAGAAGGCTCTTGGATCAGTCGGCAGAGACTTTCTTGCACGTCTCTCACAGCTCCTCAGACATTAGGAAAGTAACTAGTGCAAAGCCCTTAAAAGCAATACCCTGCAGTAGTTCAGCCCCACCTCTGCCTCCAAAGCCCAAAATTGCTGCCATCGCCACCCTGAAGTCCCCAGAGATTGAGGCAGTTGAGTCTGGATGCGGAGTTAGTAGAAGACCGTCCCTCCAGCGATCAAAATCAGACTTAAGCGACAGATACTTTCGTGTCGACGCAGATGTTGAACGATTCTTTAACTACTGCGGACTTGATCCTGAAGAGCTTGAAAACCTTGGCATGGAAAACTTTGCAAGGGCTAACTCTGATATTATATCCCTCAACTTTCGCAGTGCAAGCATGATTAGCTCAGACTGTGAACAGTCTCAGGACAGCAACAGTGACCTTAGAAACGATGACAGTGCCAATGACCGTGTGCCATATGGCATTTCTGCCATTGAAAGGAATGCCAGAATCATCAAGTGGTTATATAGCATCAAGCAAGCTAGAGAGTCACAGAAAGTGTCCCATGTGTGA